The Mobula birostris isolate sMobBir1 chromosome 14, sMobBir1.hap1, whole genome shotgun sequence genome includes a region encoding these proteins:
- the bcl2l10 gene encoding bcl-2-like protein 10 produces MPDSDTAERMHGCLRQETLVLARDYLQHSLSPSREQRPPNKTAFTLRKVADQMVEQHQTAFSNMKSRLENGLQVCASSRSGAAGPVGESVVAAEKDTAAAAANFLRRVVEEMSADEKMNWGRVVSIFAFAGVLCRHLRDSGVVMCPEAGPGPLDTLAESVANYLGKERREWIEQNGGWDGFLRFFSRDEHWQESTVRNMLITVAGFGIAGLACLLAVR; encoded by the exons ATGCCTGACTCGGACACGGCGGAGAGGATGCACGGCTGCTTGAGGCAGGAGACGCTGGTGTTGGCCCGGGATTACCTGCAGCACTCTCTCAGCCCGAGCCGGGAGCAGAGGCCGCCCAACAAGACGGCTTTCACCCTGCGCAAGGTCGCCGACCAGATGGTGGAGCAGCACCAGACTGCCTTCAGCAACATGAAGAGCCGCTTGGAGAACGGCCTGCAGGTCTGCGCCAGTTCGCGGAGCGGGGCGGCCGGGCCCGTGGGAGAGTCGGTGGTGGCGGCCGAGAAGGATACTGCGGCTGCGGCGGCCAACTTCCTGCGCCGGGTGGTGGAGGAGATGTCGGCCGACGAGAAGATGAACTGGGGCCGGGTGGTGAGCATCTTCGCCTTCGCCGGCGTGCTGTGCCGCCACCTCAGGGACTCGGGCGTCGTCATGTGCCCCGAGGCTGGGCCGGGCCCACTGGACACGCTGGCAGAGAGTGTGGCCAACTACCTGGGCAAGGAGAGGCGAGAATGGATCGAGCAGAACGGAGGCTGG GATGGATTTCTCAGATTCTTCAGCAGGGATGAGCACTGGCAAGAATCAACAGTGCGGAATATGTTGATAACGGTTGCTGGCTTTGGAATAGCTGGGTTAGCTTGCCTCCTTGCTGTCCGATAG